A genomic window from Aquitalea aquatilis includes:
- a CDS encoding phage late control D family protein, translating to MDLNNPVVTPDARHIVGRLLLNGIEVPFVSADVDSNAFYSADTFSAVFALSAMPPGMDLLGWWSDQTSIEVSIAVGILSPNTTDWETLIVGGVDRWTFQPARFEVRVEGRDYTAKLIDAKTSEVFKNLTTSQLATQLAQRHGLTPVVTATQTTVGSIYKYDHAHVTDERSEWDLLSYFAGVDGFQVYVKGNELHYEPALDPTTADQYVIKWVDPGSLNWPQANCSDDLTFERDLTLAKGVTVQVRSWTKGKAYTVSYPTNTAKGIAPGQSTAKRQVYSVVRNGLDKAAAMQLAQKLHKQITDHEMRMSGSLPGDNILMPNVIVRVEGTNSPFDQLYYVDSVRRSISFESGYSMSLTAKNHNPNSMILP from the coding sequence ATGGATTTGAACAATCCGGTAGTAACCCCAGACGCCCGGCACATTGTCGGGCGTTTGCTTTTGAACGGGATCGAAGTGCCGTTTGTGTCGGCCGACGTGGACTCAAACGCCTTTTATTCGGCAGACACCTTCTCTGCCGTGTTCGCCCTGTCGGCCATGCCCCCGGGCATGGACCTGCTTGGCTGGTGGAGCGATCAAACGAGCATCGAGGTGTCCATCGCTGTTGGCATCCTGAGCCCCAATACGACGGACTGGGAGACCTTGATTGTCGGCGGTGTCGACCGCTGGACTTTCCAGCCGGCTCGCTTTGAGGTGCGCGTAGAGGGCCGGGATTACACGGCCAAGCTGATTGACGCCAAGACCAGCGAGGTGTTCAAGAACCTGACCACCAGCCAACTGGCCACCCAGCTTGCGCAGCGACATGGTTTGACGCCGGTGGTCACGGCCACACAGACCACCGTCGGGAGCATTTACAAGTATGACCATGCGCACGTCACCGACGAGCGCAGCGAATGGGACTTGCTGAGCTACTTCGCCGGCGTGGACGGCTTTCAGGTCTATGTAAAGGGCAACGAGCTGCACTACGAGCCGGCATTGGACCCGACCACCGCCGACCAGTACGTCATCAAGTGGGTGGATCCTGGCTCGCTGAACTGGCCACAAGCCAACTGCAGCGATGATCTGACCTTTGAGCGCGACCTGACGCTGGCCAAGGGCGTGACCGTGCAGGTGCGGAGCTGGACCAAGGGTAAGGCATACACCGTGTCCTACCCGACGAACACGGCCAAGGGCATCGCACCAGGCCAGTCCACAGCCAAACGGCAGGTGTACAGCGTGGTCCGCAACGGCCTGGACAAGGCGGCAGCCATGCAACTGGCTCAGAAGCTGCACAAGCAGATCACCGACCATGAAATGCGGATGAGCGGCAGCCTTCCGGGGGACAACATCCTGATGCCGAATGTCATCGTCCGAGTGGAAGGAACGAACTCCCCTTTCGATCAACTGTACTACGTCGACTCGGTGCGGCGCTCGATCAGCTTTGAGTCCGGCTACTCCATGAGCCTGACGGCCAAGAACCACAACCCTAACTCGATGATCCTGCCATGA
- a CDS encoding phage tail protein → MPIYPAGSLNTAALTAPDLYVQIVPPKTRYINGVATDILGIVGVASWGAVNSPMLIGGPGDASQKIGTQQVRKYDLASAVALSIQLGASNIRAVRVTDGTDVAATSTLKDTAAATGMTLTAYYTGTLGNSLSAVLTAGTANGSWKLTVTLPGVAPEVFDNITGSGLALWQAIVSAVNNGQSGIRGPSQLVVATVGASSVAPQQTSGSQTATFTSGTDGATTITDATLVGVDGVVASARKGMYALRGTGCQTANLVDLTDSTQWPTMLTFGQSEGVYVVTQGPAGASYATVSTSLNTAGCDGYGLKVLVGDWVYWYDQVNGQSRMMAPATFSAAEIAALAPHQSPLNKPLRNAVSTQRVMAQQAYSQAEIGAINTARLDVITNPCPGGNYYGHRSGLNCSSNPTQNGDNYTRMTNFISLTLASSFGGVVGQNQTTDLRRQTKSTMESFLQTLVDQGMIGDPNGGPAFSVQIDKTNNPDSRVALGYMQADVQVKYLSVVRYFLINLEGGQSVTVNVSNNPRS, encoded by the coding sequence ATGCCCATTTACCCGGCAGGCAGTTTGAACACGGCGGCGTTGACCGCTCCGGACCTGTACGTCCAGATCGTCCCGCCCAAAACCCGCTACATCAACGGTGTGGCCACTGACATCCTGGGTATCGTGGGCGTGGCCTCTTGGGGCGCAGTCAACTCCCCGATGCTGATTGGCGGCCCCGGCGACGCATCTCAGAAGATCGGCACCCAGCAGGTGCGCAAGTACGACCTGGCTTCCGCTGTCGCCCTTTCCATCCAGTTGGGCGCATCGAACATCCGTGCTGTGCGCGTGACCGATGGCACTGACGTTGCGGCTACGTCTACCCTGAAGGACACCGCCGCCGCCACTGGCATGACACTGACGGCCTATTACACCGGCACGCTGGGTAACTCCCTGTCGGCCGTGCTGACAGCCGGCACTGCTAACGGCTCGTGGAAACTGACGGTTACCCTGCCTGGCGTGGCTCCCGAGGTGTTCGACAACATCACCGGCAGTGGCCTGGCGCTCTGGCAAGCCATTGTCAGCGCAGTGAACAACGGCCAGTCCGGCATTCGTGGACCTTCTCAGCTGGTTGTTGCCACTGTCGGTGCCTCCAGCGTGGCGCCGCAGCAAACCAGCGGCTCCCAGACCGCCACCTTCACGAGTGGCACCGATGGCGCTACTACGATTACTGACGCGACCCTGGTGGGCGTGGATGGCGTGGTGGCTTCGGCCCGCAAGGGCATGTACGCCCTGCGAGGCACTGGCTGCCAGACCGCCAACCTTGTCGACCTGACCGACTCGACGCAATGGCCAACCATGCTGACCTTCGGCCAGTCTGAAGGCGTCTATGTGGTGACACAAGGCCCGGCTGGCGCGAGTTACGCGACGGTTTCCACCTCGCTGAACACGGCCGGTTGCGACGGCTACGGCCTCAAGGTGCTGGTGGGCGACTGGGTGTATTGGTACGACCAGGTGAATGGCCAGAGCCGCATGATGGCCCCGGCAACGTTCTCTGCTGCGGAAATCGCCGCACTGGCACCGCATCAGTCCCCGCTCAACAAGCCGCTCCGTAATGCCGTTTCGACCCAGCGTGTCATGGCGCAGCAGGCATACAGCCAAGCCGAAATCGGCGCGATCAACACCGCACGGCTGGATGTCATCACCAACCCGTGCCCGGGCGGCAACTACTACGGCCACCGCTCCGGCCTAAACTGCTCCAGCAACCCGACCCAAAACGGCGACAACTACACGCGGATGACCAACTTCATCTCGCTGACGTTGGCTTCCTCGTTTGGCGGGGTGGTTGGCCAGAACCAGACCACAGACCTGCGCCGCCAGACCAAATCGACCATGGAGAGCTTCCTCCAGACGCTGGTCGATCAGGGCATGATCGGCGACCCGAACGGTGGCCCGGCTTTCTCGGTGCAGATCGACAAGACGAACAACCCGGACAGCCGCGTGGCGCTGGGCTACATGCAGGCCGATGTGCAGGTCAAGTACCTGTCCGTGGTGCGCTACTTCCTGATCAACCTGGAAGGTGGCCAGTCTGTGACCGTCAACGTCTCCAACAACCCGCGCTCGTAA